Within Methyloversatilis discipulorum, the genomic segment TGGCGTGGCAACAGTTCCGGCCGCAGCGACCGCGCGCGTCGAGCGGACTGATCCACGCGCTGACGCATTCAATTGAAAAAGGCGCCGGTTCTCCGGCGCCTTTTTTCATTTCCTCCTGCATACCTGCCCGGTTCGGGGGCGGTCAGTCTGCCGTGATGCGTGCAACCAGCCTGCGCGTGAGCGGCGCCATGATCAGCACCACCGGGAACGCCACCAGCCAAGACGACAGCCAGGCACCGACCCAGACGCTCGGAAGCGCCTGAACGACACCGACCGAGCGCACAGTGGCGATGCCCGATACGAGCAAGGACATCAGCCCGGAGAGGATGAGCCCGAAAAGGGGCGGCGCCAGGTGACGAGGCAGTTTCATTCCGACACCTCCGCGCTGTCCGCTACGGCCGTGAGGCTGCGTCTCTCCGCAGACAACCGCAGCAGGGCGTGCGCGAAATTTTGGCCGAACAGCCGGGCGGTTTTCGCGTCACCCGGCGCAAACGCATCTGCAGGTGAGGCATGGTCGGCCTGCGCCATCAGTCCGGACCACGAGCCCAGGCGATTGGCGGCCTCATCGTAAGGCACGCCGAGGTGCTGTTCCGGCAGTATCGGATTGCCGATCCAGAGCATGCCGTGCTGCATCGAGAACACGAACAGCGATAGCAGCGTGGACTGCTTGTCGCCAGCCGGTAGTGAGGACACCGTGAAACCTGCGGCCAGCTTTCCCTTGAGCGACTGCCGACGCCACATGCCGCCCGTGGCGTCCATGAAGCACTTGAATGGTCCCGACACGCCACCGAGGTAGGTCGGGGATCCGAGCACGATCCCGTCGAAGTCGCTCAGTGGGGCGGGGTTGGCTGCGAGTTCTTCCGCGCGCAGCAGCGTTGCGACGACGCCGTTTACTTCGTCGCAGCCTGCGCGGATCTGTCGGGCGATGTGTTCAGTGTGACCATGGGCGCTATGGTGGACGATAGCGACTCTCTTCATGATGCAGTCCTTTCCAGAATGAGCGCGCTGACATGGAGGCCTGCGCCGAAAACGATGTGGTTGGTGATGCTGCGCAGACGGTTGATGTTAGGTGTCGACGTCTTCGAGGCCGCGAGTCCTGCACCCATAGCGGGCTGCATCACGAAGAACGGTGCGGCAACGGTGAGCAGGCCGAACATCAGTGCAGGCAGCAGCGTCGGCTGATGCAGCCATTCCCGGCCAAGCACCAGCACCAGAAGCACGGCGTAACCGACGCCGACCGCGTAGTGGGTGCACCAGCCCAGTGCCGATTCGCCAGGTACGCTTTCGGCCCGGGCAATGGACGCGTGCATGAAGCGGCCGTGCCGCATATGGCCCACCCAGCGGCCGATCAGGCCGAATCCGGCGAATGGCTGGCCCAGGTATTTCTGCGAGAGCAGCCAGATGTCCATGATGATGGTTGCGCCGAGTCCGATGAGCAGGACCCGTGCCGGGACTTCGGGATGGAACATTTCGAAACCTCCAGGATTGACGGCGAAAGAGCCTGGATGGCACGATAAAAGTTGAAGTCAACTTCAAGTCAAGCCCCGTCATGGACATCGCTGAAGTAGCAAAACGTTCGGGTGTGCCTGCTTCAGCTCTGCGCTACTACGAGCGGCGCGGACTGATCCGCTCGCTGACGGACACGGGTATGCGTCGACGTTTCGCGCCGGCCGTACTGGATCAGCTGGCGTTGATTGCACTGGGTCAGGCGGCCGGCTTTTCGCTTGACGAGATCCGTCTCATGTTCACGCCGGACGGCAAGGCCGACATCGACCGTGACCTGCTCGTCGCAAAGGCGGACGAACTTGAAAAGCTGGTTCGACGACTGAAATCCATGATCGAAGGGCTGCGTCACGCGGCCGTCTGTCCGGCGCCGAGCCACAGCGAGTGCCTCTCGTTCCAGAAGCTGCTCCGGGCGGCAGTTTCCGGTGCGCTGGACCGACGCGAGCGACAGCCAGCGAAACGACCTGAGGCCTTGCGTCCCGCCGGAGGGTCGGTCTCCGCCCAGCGAAAGGCACGCTGACGCGCCCGCAGCGTAGCCAGGGGCTTCAGGGCAGGGCGTCGGCAGCGTGGCTGCACCAACGGGTGTGACGATGCCGATGAGCCATTTCCTCCTGCCTCACGCCGGGCTTTTACGCGCCAATTTATCCGTATCGGTCAAATCACTTGCGCACGGGTGTAGAATCCGCGCCTTTTTCCGGGCCGACGAGGCCGGCGGAGGATGAAGCCGATGAGTGCTGAAGACCACGCCCGCACGCCGCTGGTTGGCGTCGTGATGGGATCGAACTCGGACTGGGACACCATGCGCGCCGCCTGCGCCATGCTGGAACAGTTCGGCGTGCCGTTCGAGGCGCGCGTCGTGTCGGCGCACCGCACGCCCGACCTGCTGTTCTCGTACGCAGAAGAGGCGCGCAACCGCGGTCTGCGCGCCATCATCGCCGGTGCCGGTGGCGCTGCCCATCTGCCGGGCATGCTGGCGGCCAAGACCACGGTGCCGGTGCTCGGCGTGCCGGTGCAGTCGCGGGCGCTCAATGGCATGGATTCGCTGCTGTCCATCGTGCAGATGCCCAAGGGCATTCCGGTCGCCACCTTCGCCATCGGCGAGGCCGGTGCAGCCAACGCCGGACTGTTTGCGGTGGCCTTGCTGGCGGGCGAAGATGCATCGCTTGCGCAGGCGCTCGAAGACTTCCGCGCCCGGCAGGCGCAGACCGTGCTGGACATGAAGCTCGAAGGCTGACCGCCGTCGCTGCGTCTGCCGTCCGCTGCATCCATTTTCAGGTTTTAATCCGCGTTCATCCGCCACATCCGCATCCGTCCGCGGTCACGAGAAGTTGAGCCGGATCTTTCGGAGCCTTTGCTGATGATTCTCCCTCCCGCAACCCTCGGCATGCTCGGTGGCGGCCAACTCGGCCGCTTCTTCGTGCTCGCCGCGCATGAAATGGGCTATCGCGTCGTCGTGCTCGACCCGGACCGCAACAGCCCGGCCGGCAAGGCGGCCGACGAGCATCTGTGCGCCGCCTACGACGACATGCAGGCGCTGGAGCGACTGGCGCAGACCTGCGCTGCGGTGACCACCGAGTTCGAGAACGTGCCGGCGGATACGCTGGATCACCTGTCCAAATTCATCCCGACCCGACCCAACGCGGCCTGCGTGTCGATCGCGCAGAACCGCATTGCGGAAAAGACCTTCCTGTCCGACCGCGGTTTCTCGGTCGGCCCCTTCGCGGCGATCCGCAGCGCGGCCGACATCGAGGCGGCCGATCCGTCGCTGTTCCCCGCGGTGCTCAAGGTGGCGCGCTTCGGTTACGACGGCAAGGGGCAGGCGAGGGTGAGCAATGTGGCGGAGGCGAAGGCGGCCTTCGAAAGCTTCAAGCGCGAAGCCTGCGTGCTGGAGCAGATGCTGGCGCTCGAGCTCGAGGTGTCGGTGGTGCTGGCCCGCGACGCTGCCGGCCGTGTCGCGCCGTTTCCGGTGGCCGAGAACAGTCACAGCAACGGCATTCTCGACGTGACCATTGCGCCTGCGCGGATCAGCGGTGCCCTGGCGGCCGAGGCGACCGAAATGGCGGCCGGCATTGCGGCCGAACTGGGCTACGTCGGCGTGCTCGGCGTCGAGTTCTTCATCGCCGGTGGCCGTTTGATGGTCAATGAAATGGCGCCGCGGCCGCACAACAGCGGCCATTACACGATCGATGCTTGTGTCACCAATCAATTCGAACAACAGGTGCGCATCCTGTGCGGCCTGCCGCTGGGCGACGCGCGTCAGCATTCGCGCGCGGTCATGGTGAATCTGCTCGGTGACCTGTGGTATCAGCAGGACGCCCACCACGCGCACGAACCCGACTGGTCGCGCCTGCTGCGCCATCCGGGGCTCAAGCTGCACCTCTATCAGAAGCATCACGCACGCCCCGGCCGCAAGATGGGCCACTTCACGGTGTTGGGCGAGAGCGGCGATCCGGTCATCGACACCGCGATGAACGCGCGCGGCGCCATCGGCATCGCCGGCTGACCCGATGAGCGCGTCGGACGCCGATATCGCTGACGCTGCGCGCCGGCTGCGCGCCGGCGAACTGGTCGCGCTGCCGACGGAAACCGTCTACGGGCTGGGTGCCGACGCGATGAACCCGGCGGCGGTTCGCCGCATCTTCGAAGCCAAGGGGCGGCCGGCCGACCATCCGCTCATCGTGCATCTGCCCGACGCCGAACAGATGACCGTCTGGGCGCGCGACATTCCGCGCGAGGCGATCGCGCTGGCGAAAGCCTTCTGGCCCGGACCGCTGACCCTCATCCTGAAGCGCGAAGACGACGTGCCGCTCGAGGTGACCGGCGGTCAGGACACGGTCGGGCTGCGCGTGCCGGGGCATCCGGTCGCGCTCAAGCTGCTGCGCGCCTTCGGCGGCGGCGTGGCGGCGCCGTCGGCCAACCGCTTCGGTCGCATCAGCCCGACCACGGCGCAGCATGTGCGCGACGAGTTCGGTGACTCGGTCACGGTGCTCGACGGCGGGCCGTGCGAGGTCGGCATCGAATCGACCATACTCGACCTGTCCGGAGACACGCCGCGCATCCTCAGGCCGGGTGCCATCAGTGCCGGGCAGATCGCGGACGTGATCGGTCGCATGCCCGCGGGCAAGGGCGATGAGAACTCACCGCGGGTGTCGGGTGCGCTCGCCGCGCATTACGCGCCGCGCAGCGCGATGCGCAAGATCGCGCCGGCACGGCTTCGCGACTTCCTGAACGCCTTCCGTCACAGCGGGCGACATTGCGCGGTGATCGCACACAGTCAGCCGCCGCTGTCCGATTGCCCGCATCGCTGGTTCATGCTGCCGGCCGAACCGGCCGGTTACGCGCGGGGTCTCTACGCCGCGATGCGCGAGGCGGATGCGGTCGGAGGTTCGATGATCGTGATTGAAGCCATTCCGGAAACGCCAGAGTGGGCCGCAGTCAACGACCGCCTCGGACGCGCGCTCGCCGGCGCTGGCATTACGCCACAGTAAAGCGGGTCAGCTCCCACACGATCCAGTCCTCACGCAGCAGCGGATGCCGGCTGCGCAGCTTGGGCATGTACTGGCCGCGCCACTCGCGCTTCACCCAGCGTTTCACCTCCGGCACGAACCACAGGTGTTCGACGCGTTCCGACTGCGTGCGGA encodes:
- a CDS encoding DUF2798 domain-containing protein, which codes for MKLPRHLAPPLFGLILSGLMSLLVSGIATVRSVGVVQALPSVWVGAWLSSWLVAFPVVLIMAPLTRRLVARITAD
- a CDS encoding flavodoxin family protein — translated: MKRVAIVHHSAHGHTEHIARQIRAGCDEVNGVVATLLRAEELAANPAPLSDFDGIVLGSPTYLGGVSGPFKCFMDATGGMWRRQSLKGKLAAGFTVSSLPAGDKQSTLLSLFVFSMQHGMLWIGNPILPEQHLGVPYDEAANRLGSWSGLMAQADHASPADAFAPGDAKTARLFGQNFAHALLRLSAERRSLTAVADSAEVSE
- a CDS encoding L-threonylcarbamoyladenylate synthase; this encodes MSASDADIADAARRLRAGELVALPTETVYGLGADAMNPAAVRRIFEAKGRPADHPLIVHLPDAEQMTVWARDIPREAIALAKAFWPGPLTLILKREDDVPLEVTGGQDTVGLRVPGHPVALKLLRAFGGGVAAPSANRFGRISPTTAQHVRDEFGDSVTVLDGGPCEVGIESTILDLSGDTPRILRPGAISAGQIADVIGRMPAGKGDENSPRVSGALAAHYAPRSAMRKIAPARLRDFLNAFRHSGRHCAVIAHSQPPLSDCPHRWFMLPAEPAGYARGLYAAMREADAVGGSMIVIEAIPETPEWAAVNDRLGRALAGAGITPQ
- a CDS encoding 5-(carboxyamino)imidazole ribonucleotide synthase, with protein sequence MILPPATLGMLGGGQLGRFFVLAAHEMGYRVVVLDPDRNSPAGKAADEHLCAAYDDMQALERLAQTCAAVTTEFENVPADTLDHLSKFIPTRPNAACVSIAQNRIAEKTFLSDRGFSVGPFAAIRSAADIEAADPSLFPAVLKVARFGYDGKGQARVSNVAEAKAAFESFKREACVLEQMLALELEVSVVLARDAAGRVAPFPVAENSHSNGILDVTIAPARISGALAAEATEMAAGIAAELGYVGVLGVEFFIAGGRLMVNEMAPRPHNSGHYTIDACVTNQFEQQVRILCGLPLGDARQHSRAVMVNLLGDLWYQQDAHHAHEPDWSRLLRHPGLKLHLYQKHHARPGRKMGHFTVLGESGDPVIDTAMNARGAIGIAG
- the purE gene encoding 5-(carboxyamino)imidazole ribonucleotide mutase produces the protein MSAEDHARTPLVGVVMGSNSDWDTMRAACAMLEQFGVPFEARVVSAHRTPDLLFSYAEEARNRGLRAIIAGAGGAAHLPGMLAAKTTVPVLGVPVQSRALNGMDSLLSIVQMPKGIPVATFAIGEAGAANAGLFAVALLAGEDASLAQALEDFRARQAQTVLDMKLEG
- a CDS encoding helix-turn-helix domain-containing protein translates to MDIAEVAKRSGVPASALRYYERRGLIRSLTDTGMRRRFAPAVLDQLALIALGQAAGFSLDEIRLMFTPDGKADIDRDLLVAKADELEKLVRRLKSMIEGLRHAAVCPAPSHSECLSFQKLLRAAVSGALDRRERQPAKRPEALRPAGGSVSAQRKAR
- a CDS encoding DUF2938 domain-containing protein; translated protein: MFHPEVPARVLLIGLGATIIMDIWLLSQKYLGQPFAGFGLIGRWVGHMRHGRFMHASIARAESVPGESALGWCTHYAVGVGYAVLLVLVLGREWLHQPTLLPALMFGLLTVAAPFFVMQPAMGAGLAASKTSTPNINRLRSITNHIVFGAGLHVSALILERTAS